Proteins co-encoded in one Bacillus horti genomic window:
- a CDS encoding 2-oxoacid:acceptor oxidoreductase subunit alpha, producing the protein MINQLSWKVGGQQGEGIESTGEIFAIALNRLGYHLYGYRHFSSRIKGGHTNNKIRVSTFASRSISDDLDVLVAFDQETIDVNIHELSDHGVVIADSKFDPVLPEGAKGRLFSVPFTEIADNLGTSLMKNMVAVGASSAALGMDPKPFQNVVAEIFAKKGQKIIDMNVEAIAKGAEYFTEQAGGKIEALQLEEADGKKRMFMIGNDAIALGALAAGCRFMPAYPITPASEIMEYLIKKLPELGGTVIQTEDEISAVTMAIGSNYAGARALTASAGPGLALMTEAIGLAGITETPIVIVDTQRGGPSTGLPTKQEQGDMNSLIYGSPGEIPKIVLTPSTVEDCFYDTIEAFNLADEYQCPVIIATDLALSLGKQSVDPLDYSKIEIRRGKLLSEVPEHEEELFKRYEVTEDGISPRVIPSQKNGIHHVTGVEHNEVGRPSEDPINRKNQMDKRLRKLNSLKFQEAVRVNGENENPDVLIIGVGATTGTINEAKGRLEADGIKVNHAHVRIILPFPSEELKPLVDAAKTVIVVENNASGQLADLVKLHVGGADKIKNMLKYDGNPFLPYEIHEKVKELI; encoded by the coding sequence ATGATCAATCAACTTTCATGGAAAGTTGGAGGACAACAGGGTGAAGGAATCGAAAGTACAGGAGAAATTTTCGCGATTGCTTTAAATCGCTTAGGGTATCATCTTTATGGCTACCGTCACTTTTCTTCTAGGATTAAAGGAGGACATACGAATAATAAGATTCGTGTAAGTACGTTTGCCTCTCGTTCTATTTCTGATGATCTTGATGTCCTAGTTGCTTTTGATCAGGAAACCATTGATGTTAATATTCATGAGCTTTCTGATCACGGTGTTGTCATCGCTGATAGTAAATTTGACCCTGTTTTACCTGAGGGAGCTAAAGGACGTTTATTTTCTGTGCCTTTTACTGAAATCGCTGACAATCTAGGAACTTCCCTAATGAAAAACATGGTTGCTGTAGGAGCTTCAAGTGCAGCACTTGGGATGGATCCTAAGCCGTTTCAGAATGTAGTTGCTGAGATTTTTGCTAAAAAGGGACAAAAAATTATAGATATGAACGTGGAAGCGATTGCTAAAGGTGCTGAGTACTTTACTGAGCAGGCTGGTGGAAAGATTGAAGCCCTTCAGCTTGAAGAAGCAGATGGTAAGAAAAGAATGTTCATGATCGGAAATGACGCGATTGCTTTGGGTGCGCTTGCAGCAGGGTGTCGCTTTATGCCTGCTTACCCGATAACTCCAGCATCTGAAATTATGGAATATTTGATTAAGAAGCTTCCAGAGCTAGGTGGTACGGTTATCCAAACAGAGGATGAAATTTCTGCTGTAACGATGGCTATAGGCTCCAACTATGCAGGTGCTAGAGCTCTAACTGCTTCTGCCGGACCTGGTTTAGCTCTTATGACTGAGGCTATTGGTCTTGCTGGTATTACAGAAACGCCAATTGTTATTGTGGACACTCAACGTGGTGGACCAAGTACAGGTCTTCCTACAAAGCAGGAGCAAGGGGATATGAACTCATTAATATATGGTTCTCCTGGTGAAATTCCTAAGATTGTTCTTACTCCAAGCACGGTTGAAGATTGCTTCTATGATACTATTGAAGCGTTTAACCTAGCTGATGAGTATCAATGTCCAGTTATTATTGCGACTGATCTTGCTCTATCACTTGGTAAACAGTCTGTAGATCCACTTGATTATAGTAAAATTGAAATTCGTCGTGGTAAGCTGCTTAGTGAGGTACCAGAGCACGAAGAAGAGTTATTTAAGCGTTATGAAGTGACAGAGGATGGTATTTCTCCTCGTGTTATTCCTTCACAAAAGAATGGTATCCACCATGTTACTGGTGTTGAGCATAATGAAGTAGGACGTCCGTCGGAAGACCCTATTAACAGAAAAAATCAAATGGACAAGCGCCTAAGAAAGCTAAACAGCTTAAAGTTTCAGGAAGCTGTAAGAGTAAATGGGGAAAATGAAAATCCAGATGTATTGATTATCGGTGTCGGTGCAACAACTGGTACAATTAATGAAGCAAAAGGGCGTCTTGAGGCGGATGGCATTAAAGTCAATCATGCTCATGTACGCATTATTCTTCCTTTCCCAAGTGAAGAGCTAAAGCCATTAGTGGATGCTGCTAAAACAGTTATTGTAGTAGAAAATAATGCAAGTGGTCAATTAGCAGACCTTGTTAAGCTACATGTTGGTGGAGCAGATAAGATCAAAAATATGCTGAAATATGATGGAAATCCATTTTTACCATACGAAATTCATGAAAAAGTAAAGGAGCTGATCTAG